TTGGACGTAGAAGATCTCGGGCGAAAGGTGGTAGTGGAGGGCTATGTCCATCCATGACTGCCCGCTCAAACGAAGCTTCACGATAACACCCGGTTCGACTTTGGCATAGCGCGCCAGGAAGAATACTACCGGAAGCTGGTCATCGGGAATGCTCCGCTCCCTGACAACCACAACTTCGCGCTCAGGTACGCGATAGTGGTCACCAATCGCGAGGTAGAAGCTCCTGATCCCGCCATCATCGGCAGACAGACCAATGTCGACTCCACTTCTCGCGTTGCTTGCGGCCAGCGTCAACCCGATCGCCGCAATACCCAGATAAGTCAAAAGACGATTCATGGTCACCTCCATTTGATAACAAGAGCGAGTAAGCTGAAGCGACCCGCCCGGTTTAGCACTTATACCCGATTATCGACCAGACCGGTCCGGGCCTGAAAAGATAATTGACGATCCCTCGTGTTGATCGCGAAGGGTCTTCGATAATTCGCTGCGAAACATGAGAATACGACTGGAGAAAAAGTACCCCCGGCAGGAATCGAACCTGCGGCACGCGGTTTAGGAAACCGCTGCTCTGTCCTACTGAGCTACGGGGGCATGTCAAACGAAATCGAATCTACTTTGACACGAGAGGGATGGCAAGAACAGAACGCAGGAGCTTTGAACAGCCTCCTGCCGCAACGGGAGGTGCGCCAGGCACAGGCGAGTGGAACAGACAGGGCAGTGCGGTCTCTCGTCTATTCAGAATCGTAGGAAACAAGATAGTGGACATCGTAGCCGGCGAGCCTGTCCTTGTAGGGAAGAAAATCGAGTCCAATAACAGATGATATGCCAACTACTCGCCCGCCTAGCTTCTCGACCAGCTTGCATGCCGCCGCGAGCGTACCACCAGTAGCGATCAGGTCATCGACAACGAGCACACGCTCGCCGCTGTTGATGGCATCGGCGTGTATTTCAATCCGATCCGTGCCGTACTCGAGTTCGTATTCCTGCGCCACGGTCTTGTAAGGCAGCTTGCCCGGTTTACGAGCAATCACCAAACCGACATTCATGCGGTCCGCCAGCGCCGCGCCGAACACGAAGCCACGGGCCTCGATAGCGACAATCTTTTCAGTTCGACGACTGGTGGCGTACCGCTCCATGTGGTCCAGAGCAAGATTGAACCCGACGGCGTCCTGCAGCAGCGTGGAGATGTCATAGAAGTTTATTCCCGGTTTGGGAAAGTCCGGCACTTCGCGTATGTATCGCTTCAACTCCTGCATAGGCATTCACTCAATGTTGAAGGTTGAAAACCTGTTGTCAGCCTGGACCCAGCGCAGCCTTATGTCCTGAACCTGCGCCAGGCGGGGTCCCTGCCTCAATTCATCAATAAACGCTTCGAGATGCGCCGGTTCGCCTTCGGCCACAACCTGCACTCGACCGTCGGGCAAGTTTCGCGCCCATCCGACAATTCCCAGTTCCCGGGCCGCACGATAAACAAAATAGCGAAATCCGACCCCCTGGACCACCCCGGAGATCATCATCTCCACTTTACGGCGGTTCATCCCATCGCGGCTTTGGCCAACTCCAGGGCCTTGTCGGCAGCCTGGACGGCATCGTCGATCTGAATGATCTCGTCGCCCAGCTTCCACGCTGCGATTGAGATCAGCGGCTTGCCTATCTTAAGGGCAAAAGCCATCTCGGAGAGCGTACCGTATTTGCCGGGAAATGCGACCACCGCGTCGGCCGCCCTGATGACCATCAGGTTCCGGGCCTCGCCGAAACCGGTGGGGATGGCAAAGGTAATGAACTTGTTGGCATCGGAACGGTCCTCGGAGGGCAATAAACCAATCGAAACCCCGCCCCCTTCCCAGGCGCCGCGGGCCGCTCCCTCCATAATACCTCCCATGCCCCCGCATACAATAACTCCGCCGCTTTTGACCACGTGGCGGGCGACCAGGGCCGCCTTGTCACGAAGTTTCTTCGAGCATTTGCCCGCACCGACTATGGCGATTATCGGTTTCCTTTCAACTGCCATGCGTAGATACCCTTTCCAAATGAGAAATTAGGCAAACCATTTTATATCCGCAACGATTATTAACGATTGCAAAGGTGGGCCGAATTCACACCCAAATCGGGGCGACTGGATTTGAACCAGCGACCTCTTAGTCCCGAACCAAGCGCGCTACCAACCTGCGCCACGCCCCGATGTGTTAGGCGACTTCCAAGAACGCGCCTATTGTCTCCAATGTCAATAGTCTATAGACCGTCACTTGGCGATATTTCCATGACCTTCGCAGGTCGTCCACTGCCCGGCAATTCACTCATATCTTGACGGAACCTGAGACCAGCTTCTCGAGCGCCGAACCATCCGTGAAATCAAGTTTCATGGGGGTAATCGAGACCGATCCCCCTTTTATGGCCACAAAATCGGTCCCCTTTTCCGACTTCCAACGCGGCTGGCCGCCGATCCAGTAGTAATCGCGTCCGCGGGGGTCGTTTTTGCGGATCACGACATCCTGATACTCGCGCTTTCCTTGCCGCGTGAAGCGGAACTGATGATACGGCTTCCCGGCGTCAGGAGGCAGATTGACGTTGAGAAAGGTAGTCGGTTCCAGCCCAAATGTATGGTACTGGTCGAGAAGCCGACGAACAAACCGGGCCGCCCGTCGCATGGGCATTCCAGGCCGGTATGCCACCATGGAGACGGCTATCGACGGTATCTTGAGGATCGCCCCTTCAATTGCTGCCGCCACCGTTCCGGAGTAGGTGACATCGTCTCCCATGTTAGCCCCGTGATTTATGCCGGACACGATGAAATCGGGAAGTTTTTTCCGAAAGATCAGATGCAACGCGAGCATGACGCAATCGGTCGGCGTGCCATCGGTGAAGTAGTGTCGGGAATCGAGGCGATGCATTCGCAGCGGATGGGCCAGCGTCAGCGAATGCGACGAGGCCGACTGCTCGCGATCCGGCGCCACAAGGTAGACGTCGTCGGTACGCGAGAGCTCGTCAAACAGGGCAGTAATTCCGGCGGAGAAATAACCGTCGTCGTTTGTCAGGAGGATTCGTCGTTTCCTGCGCATTCAGTGGTTCCACGCTGATTCACCAATAGAATCCCCGGTCGATCGACTCCAACCATCTTTCAAGATAAGTATAGCGGCAATCAAAAGCAACGCCCGCGGCCATATACGGGGCTACGCCCAAATTCGCTTCCAGATCTGGCGAATAAACCTTAGCGTGTCCCGGAACGGGTGGATGTATGAGCGTGACTCCTCGTAAACAGTGCTGATGGGAACTTCGCCGACCGGGCAGCCGAGCGCGCCCGCCTTGAACAGCATCTCCGATTCGAAATCATACCGCACCGATTTTAGGGACATGGCCCTCAGGGCCGCGGTCGGGATCAGGCGGAATCCGGACTGGCTGTCGCGCATTCTGGCGCCGGAGAAGATCGAGATGATGAGTGAGGTCAGATTGTTGGTAAACCAGCGGGCAAACGGCATGATCTCCAGCTCGATTCTTCTCGTGCCGATCAGGAGACGGCCGCCGTTGTCCTTCGCGAAGAACCCGGGGATTTCCTCGGGTAAATGCTGGAGGTCGGCATCGAGCGCAAGCACCGAACGGTAACCCCGCTCGATGGCGTATCTGAAGGCTGACGCCAGGGCGGCACCTTTGCCGCGGTTTTGCCTCAAGGAGATAAAATTGACATTAAGTGATTTCAGTAGGTTCAGCGTATTGTCGGTGGAGCCGTCGTTAACGATCAGGAGATTGTCATCACAAACGAATTGTCTTATCCGCGCAATCAGCTCGGGAAGATGGTGCGCCGCGTTATAAGCCGGTACCACCACCAGCACGCTGTACTGGTTTAATTCTGTCATTCAAGAGTTATACTCGGCAGATTTAATCCGGGAGGGGCATAAAAATGGTCGGAGCGAGCCGATTTGAACGGCCGACCACTCCCACCCCAAGGGAGTGCGCTACCAGACTGCGCCACGCTCCGACTGATGGAAATGTAGATCAAAACCGGCAAAGTTCAAGAGAAAAGTTCGAGCAGGTCTTCGACATCCTTCCTCATTTTGCCCAGGATGGTTCGAATCCTGGCCTTGGTGAGGGCCTCGATCCGCTCCTCGCCGCCGCGCCTCATAGTCAGCTTGGCGCGGGCGCCGGAGATAGTCAGTCCCTCATTCTGGCGCAAGTGCTTAATCCGGTTGATCATCTCGATATCCTTCGATGTGTACAACCGGTTGCCGCCGCGGTTCTTGCGGGGCCTCAGAATGGGAAACTCCTTTTCCCAGTATCGCAACACGTATGCTTCGAGGCCAGTGATTCGCGCTGCCTCGCTGATGGAATAGTACTTCTTCTCGTCGAGAACAGTTTCTTTCATAGGCATCTCGCTCGCAATCGTCCGCGCTACTGCCAGATTTCAGCGCGCAGTTTTCTTCCCATAAGATTACCCAGTGCCTCCCGGGCGTCCTTGTCCTCAAAGAGCACCCGGTAGACTTCTTCCGTGATCGGCATTTCGACGCCGTGGCGATGCGCCAGGTCTCGCCCGGACCTGGTGGTTTCCACCCCTTCGGCAACCTGGCTCATGCCGGCAAGTATGTCCACCAGTTTCTCGCCCCGGCCGATCCGCTCACCGACATACCGGTTGCGGCTGTGCCGCGAGAAGCAGGTCGTAACCAGATCGCCCACCCCCGACAGCCCGGCAAAGGTTTCTGCTTGCGCGCCCATGGCCAGGCCAAGACGGGTGATCTCGGCCAGGCCGCGAGTAAGCAGCGCCCCTTTGCTGTTGTCGCCTAACGACAGACCGTCCGCGACTCCGGCGGCGATCGCTATGATGTTCTTCAGCGATCCTCCGAGCTCCACGCCGATCAGATCGTCACTCATGTAAACTCTGAAGTTTCCGACGGAAAAGAGTTCCTGGATGCGCGCCGCAAGTTCGGACGAATACGACGCGGCGACCACTGTCGTCGGCATGTCCATCACAACTTCTTCGGCATGAGATGGACCGGACACGGTGACAATGTGCTCGCGAGCTAGGCCCGACTCTTCGGCGATCACCTCTGACATCCGTCTGAGGCTGCCGCCTTCGATGCCTTTGGCGAGGTTCACGACAATAGCGTTGTTGCCAAGGCGACCACGACAGCGCCGAATAACCGACCTGACATGTTGTGCGGCAATAGCCACGACCACAACTTCGGCCCCGACCAGCGACTCGGCGAGATTGTCAGTCAGCGTAACTCGGTCACCGAGCCGAAATGAGGGCAGCTTGCGTGGGTTGGCGCGGGTGGTCACCAGGCGGTGGTAGTCGTCAGTGTCGAATTCCCAGAGTATGATCTCGCAGTCCTTCAGGTCAAGTAGGCGGCTCACCGCCAGCCCCCAGGCCCCGGCGCCGAGAATCGTGACCCGTTCAGCCATGAGCGTTCTCCCGGGAGCCGGAGAAGGTGAAGCGATGCTCGGTCCCCGCCAGCAATCGTCGGATGTTTGCCCTGTGGGTCAGCGGGACAAACAACCCAATAATCCCGGTAAGCGCCCAGTACACTGGCGAGACGGACTGGTGCAGGAGCAGGCGCTCGACTGTCACGGTAACGGGAAAGGTCAGGCCGGCGGCAATAGATGCCAAAGACACATAACGAGTCGTCAGAACAACGGCGAGGAAAACTGCCCCGGCCAGCAGTGTGACCAGAGGCAGGAGCACCAGAAGCACGCCGAACGTGGTAGCTACACCTTTGCCGCCCCTGAAACCAAGATACACCGGGAAGACGTGACCCATGATGGTCGCCAGGCCTATCACCACGAGAAAGAGATCCGTACGCATGACGGTTTGTCCCAAGAGCGACGCCGCCCACACGGTCAGCACTCCTTTGCCGATGTCAAGCAGATAGACCCAGATGGCGGCTTTCATGCCGAGGCTGCGCAGGACGTTAGTTGCACCGATGTTGCCCGAGCCAACCTGGCGGATATCCGCTATGCCAAACTGACGCCCCACGAGCAGACCGAATGGTACTGCTCCGACAAGATAAGCGGCCAGAATGGCTGTGAGGATAACTACCATGCCAGCATTACACAGCACACGTCAGCAGGTTCCGGCTGGGCAGGCCATGAACCTACTGAATAACCAGACTGTCTTCAGTTGCAGCGGGCGGTTCTGTTTCTAACTGTTGCCTGGGCGGCCAAAACGTGTCAAGATCCGGATAGGCGACAATCATCGCCACGGCCGCCGCGTTCACTTCCTGTCGATCTAGTTGCTTGTCCCCCGTGCTCTTGGTGACCTCCTGAACGAATAGGCCCAAAACCTCGAACCTGGTCTCTTCGTCGTGCGCCAACTTGTCGAGGAAAGCGTCGGCCAGGGCGTTGAATTGCGCGGTGTCGATTCCCTCGGGCGGATTCTCAGCGAGCACCCGCTTGGCCTCTGCCGCCGCAGCGTTGGCTCCCACTTTGGCCAGATCATCCTTAAAAATGTAAATAAGCACTACTATGGCAATGACGAGGACAACGATAGCCAGCGCGATTATGAGCGCTACCAGACAACCTTTCGACATCCCTTTTTTCGGGGAGGTATCCATTCCTGTCTCCTAATCAAGAGAACTGCTGCTTCCGTGCCCCGGGGCCCGGAGCATCGAAAAATGCCACCTGAATGCGATAAATGAAGTCGCGGCCTGCCAACTATATAATCGACCGCTCAGGCGTCCGCAAGTCAAATAGTCTCCCGATGATCTTTTGGATCGCGCCGATCACTTCTCAGAGGCATACGCAGTGACGGGCGGTTTCGGCGGCACGTTTTTCGCAACAAAAAAGCGGGCTCGATCGCGCGAGCCCGCCGGAGCATTGCCTGCCCAGCCTGTACGCTATGGCTTTTGCCCGGCCTTCGCCGGTTCTGCCTCATTGCCAACCTTGGCGGCCTTCTTGACCTTGGGGGGTTTTTCCGCTGCAGGTTTGGCAGTCAAAAGTTCGACAACCGACATCGGGGCCCCGTCGCCGCGCCGTACACCGAGCCGCATGATCCGGGTGAAGCCGGAGTTGCGATCCTTGAACTGGGGGACTACTTCTTCATAGAATTTCTTGAAGACGTCCTTTACGTGGATGGTACGGGCAACCTGGCGACGCGACGCCAGCGTGTCCTTCTTCGCCGTAACGATCAGTCGGTCAACCAGCGGGCGAAGCGCCTTGGCTTTGGCGTCGGTGGTTTTGATCATCCGGTGTTGCACGAGCGACATGGCCATATTGGCGAACATCGCCTCACGGTGCGGCGTTTTCATGCCCAATTTTCTGGTTTTGTCTCGGTGTCCCATGGCGTAGCTCTCAGGTCAGTTCGTTTTCTGCGTCTCCAGGTAGCGGGAGATGTCCATGCCGAATGAAAGGCCCATCCCCTCGAGCAGCGTGCCGATCTCATTGAGGGACTTGCGCCCGAAGTTGCGGTATTTCAGCATGTCGGCCTCGGTCTTGGTGACCAGGTCTTCAAGAGTTTGTATATTGGCCGCCCGCAAGCAGTTAGACGACCGTACCGACAGCTCCAGCTCGTCCACGCGGGTTCTCAAAAGATTGCGCACACGTACCACTTCCTCGTCTTCGCTCGGCTCCTCGGAAACCATAACCTCTTCGTCCATGTGGATGAACAGCCTGAGGTGATCCTTCAGGAGCTTGGCAGCATAACTGAGGGCGTCCTCAGGCGTGATGGCGCCGTTCGTGCCTATCTCCATGATCAGGCGATCATAGTCGGTCTTCTGGCCCACGCGGGTGTTATCCACCTGGAAGGCGACTTTGGTCACCGGCGAGAAGAGCGAATCGACAAAAATCGTCCCGGCCGGCGCGTCTTCCCACTGGTTGGTTTCAGCACTGCTGTAACCCCGACCGGTATCGATGTCGACTTCCATCTCGAAGTCGATATTATCGGTGATTTCACAAATGCGCAGGTCGGGATTGAGAATTTGAACCTCAGTGTCGCCGCCGAACATACCGGCCGTTACGACCCCTTTCTGGTTCGCTTTGAGCCTCATGGTACGGCGGCCGTCGCCGTGCATGACGCAGATCATCTTCTTGACGTTCAGGACGATATTGGTGACGTCCTCGTAGACACCCGGCACGGTGGAAAACTCATGCTGAACGCCTCTCATGCGCAGGGCCACCACGGCGGCGCCCTGGATGGATGACAGCAAAGCGCGGCGCAGCGCGACACCCAGCGTGGTGCCGTAGCCGCGTTCCAGCGGCTCCATTATGAACCGGGAGTAATTATCTCCGGACGATGATTGATCGGAGACGATTTCTTTGGGCATTGTCAGGGGCTTCCATTTCATACTACTCATACCTCCAGAAGCGGCACTCGCCACTATTTCGAGTAGAGCTCGACAACGAGCTGTTCGTTGGCGGTGAGCGGAATATCAGCGCGCGCCGGTATATGCAGCAGCTCGCCTTCCAGGGCCGCCTTATTGAGGCGCAGCCAGGTGTACTCCTCGCCGCGTCCCAGTTTCATGGCATCGTGAATCATATCCAGCCGCTTGGACTTATCCTTGATGCGGACTAATTGTCCCGCGCGCAACTGGTAAGACGGAACATCAACAATCCGTCCGTCGACAAGGATGTGCCGATGCCGCACCAGTTGGCGGGCGGCTTTGCGCGACGGAGCGAACCCGAGGCGATACACGATATTGTCCAGACGGCGCTCCAGCGACTGGACCAGCGCCTCGCCGGTAATACCGGTCTTGCGAGAGGCATCTTTGAAATAATTGTGGAACTGACGCTCCAGAATGCCGTAGGTACGGCGGATTTTCTGCTTTTCCCGAAGTTGCAGGCCGTAGGCCGACGTCTTCCGGCGCAGGCCCTGGCCGTGCTGACCGGGGGCGTACTGCCGCCGCTCGATGGCGCACTTGTCGCTAAGACAGCGCGCGCCCTTCAGGAACAGCTTCTCACCTTCCCGGCGACAGAGCTTACAGTTTGCTTCACGATATCGAGCCATCTATTCTCCAGTACCTTATTTACGACTTTCCTCTTGAAGTATCACACGCGGCGCCGCTTGGGCGGCCTGCAACCGTTGTGTGGGATCGGGGTGACGTCACGGATCACGGTCACCTCCAATCCGGCCGCCGCGAGCGAACGAATCGCCGCTTCACGACCAGAGCCCGGACCCTTGACCCAGACCTCGACGCGTCGCAGACCCATGGCCATCGCCTCACGGGCCGCCGTGCTGGCAGCCATCTGAGCAGCAAACGGAGTCGACTTTTTTGAGCCTTTGAAGCCGACCTTGCCGGCGGTGCCCCAGGATATGGTCTTGCCGGTCGAATCACTCACGGTAATAATCGTATTGTTGAAGGTCGCCTTGATGTGGACGACCCCGTTGGAATCGACCCGGGAGGCCTTCTTCTTAGTCTTCTTTTTCAGTTCTGCCACGTACGATCCTTTGTTTCAGCGATTACTTGGGCGCGGGCGCCTTCTTCTTCAGTCCGCCAACCGAGCGGCGCGGCCCTTTGCGCGTGCGCGCGTTGGTTTTGGTCCGCTGCCCTCTGACCGGTAGCCCGCGGCGGTGACGCAGGCCACGGTACGAGCCGATATCTATCAGGCGCTTGATGTTCATCGAGATTTCCGCCCGAAGCGCGCCCTCGACCGTGAAATCGGTCTCGATCACCGAGCGCAGCTTGGCCACGTCGGCATCGGACAACTGGTTTACGCGGGTGTCGGGATTGACACCGGTCTTTTCCAGAATCTGTCGTGCGATAAACGGGCCGACTCCATAAATGTACTGGAGACCGACCTCGATGCGTTTCTCTCTGGGTAAATCAACTCCGGCAATACGAGCCAAAACCTATTCCTCCATTAGTCGCGGCGGGCGACCGCATCAACCCTGCCTCTGTTTGTGGCTGGGGTTCTTCTTGCAGATTACACGAAGCACACCACGACGACGGATAATCTTGCAGTGTTCACAGCGCTTTTTTATCGACGACCGTACTTTCATGGCGGCCTCTCTCTTACTCCAACACCGGGCCGGTTACTTATAGCGATAAGTGATACGACCCCTGGAGAGATCGTAAGGCGATAGCTCCAGAGTCACCTTGTCGCCCGGTAGAATCTTTATAAAATGCATCCTCATCTTGCCCGAAATGTGCGCCAGGACAATATGGCCGTTGTCCAGCTTCACTCGAAACATCGCGTTTGGCAGCGGTTCAACAACTTCACCTTCAACCGTAATGGTTTCTTCCTTGGCCATAAACTCCTTCACGCCAGAGTCAAAATATCGGGCCCATTATCCGTAATAGCCACAGTATGCTCGAAGTGCGCCGACGGCTGCCCATCGGCCGTAACCACGGTCCAGCCATCAGGCATGGTCCTGACGTCAAATGTGCCCATGTTGACCATCGGTTCGATAGCTACCACCATCCCGGACTGCAGAATGGGACCATCGGTGGGAGAACCGAAATTGGGTACCTGGGGTTCCTCCCATAAATCGCGACCGATACCGTGACCGACCAGCCGGCGCACCACGCCGAAGCCCTGGTCCTCGGCCACCCGTTGGACCTCAGCCGAAACCTCGCCTAATCTATTGCCTTTGCGGGCCTTGTCAATAGCGCTAAGGAGCGAACGCAAGGTCGTTTCCATAAGGCGGTGCTTATCATCGGAAATCGCACCTACGGCGTATGTGCGAGCCGAATCGCCGTGGAAACCCTCGACTATGCTACCGACGTCTATGGAGACGATCTCGCCCTCTCTAATCTTGCGCTTGCCCGGGATGCCGTGAACGACTTCATCCTCGACCGAGATACAAGCCGAGGCTGGAAAGCCCTGGTACCCCTTGAAGGCGGGAATGGCGCCCATGGACCGGATGTAATCCTCGATCAGGGCGTCGAGTTGTGCAGTCGTCATGCCCGGCTTGATCTCACGCCCGATCATGTTGAGCGCACCGGCGACCACAGCGCCTGCCCGGCGCATGATCTCGATCTCTTCTTTCGTTTTCAGTCGTATCACGACACGCATCTACTTCACTCAACCGCTTTCACGATCGCGGCGAATATCCTGTCCGGGGTATCCTCGCCTTTTATTTGAACGAGAATCGACTGCTGACGGTATAGCTCTTCGATAGGCTGCGTCTGTCGGCGATAGACCTCCAGCCGGTTGAGGATAACTTCCTCGGTATCATCGGCCCGGCCTTCTTTCTCGGCGCGTCCCTTGAGCCGCTTGAGGA
This window of the Candidatus Zixiibacteriota bacterium genome carries:
- a CDS encoding adenine phosphoribosyltransferase, producing the protein MPMQELKRYIREVPDFPKPGINFYDISTLLQDAVGFNLALDHMERYATSRRTEKIVAIEARGFVFGAALADRMNVGLVIARKPGKLPYKTVAQEYELEYGTDRIEIHADAINSGERVLVVDDLIATGGTLAAACKLVEKLGGRVVGISSVIGLDFLPYKDRLAGYDVHYLVSYDSE
- a CDS encoding acylphosphatase; translated protein: MNRRKVEMMISGVVQGVGFRYFVYRAARELGIVGWARNLPDGRVQVVAEGEPAHLEAFIDELRQGPRLAQVQDIRLRWVQADNRFSTFNIE
- a CDS encoding TIGR00725 family protein, translated to MAVERKPIIAIVGAGKCSKKLRDKAALVARHVVKSGGVIVCGGMGGIMEGAARGAWEGGGVSIGLLPSEDRSDANKFITFAIPTGFGEARNLMVIRAADAVVAFPGKYGTLSEMAFALKIGKPLISIAAWKLGDEIIQIDDAVQAADKALELAKAAMG
- the surE gene encoding 5'/3'-nucleotidase SurE produces the protein MRRKRRILLTNDDGYFSAGITALFDELSRTDDVYLVAPDREQSASSHSLTLAHPLRMHRLDSRHYFTDGTPTDCVMLALHLIFRKKLPDFIVSGINHGANMGDDVTYSGTVAAAIEGAILKIPSIAVSMVAYRPGMPMRRAARFVRRLLDQYHTFGLEPTTFLNVNLPPDAGKPYHQFRFTRQGKREYQDVVIRKNDPRGRDYYWIGGQPRWKSEKGTDFVAIKGGSVSITPMKLDFTDGSALEKLVSGSVKI
- a CDS encoding glycosyltransferase family 2 protein — translated: MTELNQYSVLVVVPAYNAAHHLPELIARIRQFVCDDNLLIVNDGSTDNTLNLLKSLNVNFISLRQNRGKGAALASAFRYAIERGYRSVLALDADLQHLPEEIPGFFAKDNGGRLLIGTRRIELEIMPFARWFTNNLTSLIISIFSGARMRDSQSGFRLIPTAALRAMSLKSVRYDFESEMLFKAGALGCPVGEVPISTVYEESRSYIHPFRDTLRFIRQIWKRIWA
- a CDS encoding MerR family transcriptional regulator, encoding MKETVLDEKKYYSISEAARITGLEAYVLRYWEKEFPILRPRKNRGGNRLYTSKDIEMINRIKHLRQNEGLTISGARAKLTMRRGGEERIEALTKARIRTILGKMRKDVEDLLELFS
- a CDS encoding NAD(P)H-dependent glycerol-3-phosphate dehydrogenase, with translation MAERVTILGAGAWGLAVSRLLDLKDCEIILWEFDTDDYHRLVTTRANPRKLPSFRLGDRVTLTDNLAESLVGAEVVVVAIAAQHVRSVIRRCRGRLGNNAIVVNLAKGIEGGSLRRMSEVIAEESGLAREHIVTVSGPSHAEEVVMDMPTTVVAASYSSELAARIQELFSVGNFRVYMSDDLIGVELGGSLKNIIAIAAGVADGLSLGDNSKGALLTRGLAEITRLGLAMGAQAETFAGLSGVGDLVTTCFSRHSRNRYVGERIGRGEKLVDILAGMSQVAEGVETTRSGRDLAHRHGVEMPITEEVYRVLFEDKDAREALGNLMGRKLRAEIWQ
- the plsY gene encoding glycerol-3-phosphate 1-O-acyltransferase PlsY; translated protein: MLCNAGMVVILTAILAAYLVGAVPFGLLVGRQFGIADIRQVGSGNIGATNVLRSLGMKAAIWVYLLDIGKGVLTVWAASLLGQTVMRTDLFLVVIGLATIMGHVFPVYLGFRGGKGVATTFGVLLVLLPLVTLLAGAVFLAVVLTTRYVSLASIAAGLTFPVTVTVERLLLHQSVSPVYWALTGIIGLFVPLTHRANIRRLLAGTEHRFTFSGSRENAHG
- the rplQ gene encoding 50S ribosomal protein L17 produces the protein MGHRDKTRKLGMKTPHREAMFANMAMSLVQHRMIKTTDAKAKALRPLVDRLIVTAKKDTLASRRQVARTIHVKDVFKKFYEEVVPQFKDRNSGFTRIMRLGVRRGDGAPMSVVELLTAKPAAEKPPKVKKAAKVGNEAEPAKAGQKP
- a CDS encoding DNA-directed RNA polymerase subunit alpha encodes the protein MKWKPLTMPKEIVSDQSSSGDNYSRFIMEPLERGYGTTLGVALRRALLSSIQGAAVVALRMRGVQHEFSTVPGVYEDVTNIVLNVKKMICVMHGDGRRTMRLKANQKGVVTAGMFGGDTEVQILNPDLRICEITDNIDFEMEVDIDTGRGYSSAETNQWEDAPAGTIFVDSLFSPVTKVAFQVDNTRVGQKTDYDRLIMEIGTNGAITPEDALSYAAKLLKDHLRLFIHMDEEVMVSEEPSEDEEVVRVRNLLRTRVDELELSVRSSNCLRAANIQTLEDLVTKTEADMLKYRNFGRKSLNEIGTLLEGMGLSFGMDISRYLETQKTN
- the rpsD gene encoding 30S ribosomal protein S4 — encoded protein: MARYREANCKLCRREGEKLFLKGARCLSDKCAIERRQYAPGQHGQGLRRKTSAYGLQLREKQKIRRTYGILERQFHNYFKDASRKTGITGEALVQSLERRLDNIVYRLGFAPSRKAARQLVRHRHILVDGRIVDVPSYQLRAGQLVRIKDKSKRLDMIHDAMKLGRGEEYTWLRLNKAALEGELLHIPARADIPLTANEQLVVELYSK
- the rpsK gene encoding 30S ribosomal protein S11, whose amino-acid sequence is MAELKKKTKKKASRVDSNGVVHIKATFNNTIITVSDSTGKTISWGTAGKVGFKGSKKSTPFAAQMAASTAAREAMAMGLRRVEVWVKGPGSGREAAIRSLAAAGLEVTVIRDVTPIPHNGCRPPKRRRV
- the rpsM gene encoding 30S ribosomal protein S13, which gives rise to MARIAGVDLPREKRIEVGLQYIYGVGPFIARQILEKTGVNPDTRVNQLSDADVAKLRSVIETDFTVEGALRAEISMNIKRLIDIGSYRGLRHRRGLPVRGQRTKTNARTRKGPRRSVGGLKKKAPAPK
- the rpmJ gene encoding 50S ribosomal protein L36 gives rise to the protein MKVRSSIKKRCEHCKIIRRRGVLRVICKKNPSHKQRQG
- the infA gene encoding translation initiation factor IF-1 → MAKEETITVEGEVVEPLPNAMFRVKLDNGHIVLAHISGKMRMHFIKILPGDKVTLELSPYDLSRGRITYRYK
- the map gene encoding type I methionyl aminopeptidase — protein: MIRLKTKEEIEIMRRAGAVVAGALNMIGREIKPGMTTAQLDALIEDYIRSMGAIPAFKGYQGFPASACISVEDEVVHGIPGKRKIREGEIVSIDVGSIVEGFHGDSARTYAVGAISDDKHRLMETTLRSLLSAIDKARKGNRLGEVSAEVQRVAEDQGFGVVRRLVGHGIGRDLWEEPQVPNFGSPTDGPILQSGMVVAIEPMVNMGTFDVRTMPDGWTVVTADGQPSAHFEHTVAITDNGPDILTLA